One window of the Anopheles cruzii chromosome 2, idAnoCruzAS_RS32_06, whole genome shotgun sequence genome contains the following:
- the LOC128277384 gene encoding uncharacterized protein LOC128277384 has translation MEHPTINDLPNEVLEMIFDHLEAGDLNDASLVCRRWSALAFSERQMDRVKLVPTFPWDKDLLQGNRKYRHLKLKDTEKCSTFVDELLPMFDISSLRIRDNCLSHSSLVSIFLNAPNLQHLSIRFEPKPMSNFYGSLPVMRKLEHLEIMYARKRAVPWHTIAPSLQRLKMFCESEDQLKQWRFFSVQLKQVYVTCSKSNVLNRFCEMTFPLLEELSIKSELSVNRYKHDFFRRHEFFRRNTSLRRLRLDGFQLSKTLVQDITNNSKKLTSLEIIGLDNEYGSNCELGALESLGQLSELKHLRLKNLDTRIFLGCEALTSLQSFSFDLESCDFEDVGLHERLLVLLKDLFKIAPQLSCLEFGSVLTMTESVQFICNHFTKLTRLQLRYGLSRDCLSRIDRLPHLSYLELTFMNANRYYISIIPENKVRCLTLHLGEIYDEEYLLQLPEVFPQLDRLNFVLFYKGLRESTVDRLRQSFRRCTIKIYVTVFDRYFEQKGCRIWHKSDMMSVWEKEWVWKK, from the exons ATGGAGCATCCGACGATCAATGATCTACCAAACGAA gTGTTGGAGATGATATTTGACCACCTTGAGGCGGGTGACCTGAACGACGCGTCCCTGGTGTGCCGACGATGGTCGGCTTTGGCATTTTCGGAGCGGCAAATGGATCGTGTGAAGCTAGTGCCAACATTTCCGTGGGACAAAGATTTGCTCCAAGGAAACCGAAAATATCGCCACCTTAAACTCAAAGACACTGAAAAGTGCTCTACGTTTGTGGACGAATTATTGCCAATGTTCGATATTTCCTCATTGCGTATAAGAGACAATTGTTTATCACATTCTTCGTTAGTGTCGATTTTCCTGAACGCACCTAATCTTCAGCATTTATCGATTAGGTTTGAACCCAAACCAATGAGCAATTTTTATGGATCGCTCCCAGTTATGAGAAAGTTAGAACACTTGGAGATCATGTATGCTCGGAAACGTGCAGTCCCCTGGCATACAATTGCCCCTTCTTTGCAGCGTctgaaaatgttttgtgaGTCTGAGGACCAGTTGAAGCAGTGGAGATTTTTTAGTGTGCAGTTAAAGCAAGTTTATGTTACTTGCAGTAAATCAAATGTATTGAACCGCTTCTGCGAAATGACATTCCCTCTTCTAGAAGAGTTGTCAATAAAATCGGAACTTAGTGTTAATAGATATaaacatgatttttttcgacGCCACgagttttttcgaagaaacaccTCTTTGCGGCGTCTTCGACTCGATGGCTTTCAACTATCTAAAACGTTAGTTCAAGACATTACGAACAACAGTAAAAAGTTGACGTCTTTAGAAATCATAGGCCTTGATAATGAATATGGAAGTAACTGTGAACTAGGGGCGTTGGAATCTCTGGGGCAACTGAGTGAACTAAAG catctaagattaaaaaatcTGGACACAAGGATTTTTCTCGGATGTGAAGCGCTTACCTCGCTTCAATCTTTTAGTTTTGATTTGGAATCTTGTGACTTTGAAGATGTTGGTCTTCACGAACGTCTTCTCGTTTTATTGAAGGATCTTTTCAAGATTGCACCACAATTGAGCTGTTTGGAATTCGGGTCTGTTCTGACGATGACAGAAAGCGTTCAGTTCATTTGCAACCATTTCACAAAACTTACTCGTTTGCAGCTGCGATATGGG ctATCGCGCGATTGTCTCTCCAGAATCGACAGGCTACCGCATCTTTCGTACTTAGAATTAACGTTCATGAATGCAAACAGATACTATATCTCCATTATTCCGGAAAACAAAGTTCGCTGCCTTACACTGCACCTCGGTGAGATA TACGATGAAGAATACCTTCTTCAACTGCCGGAAGTTTTCCCTCAGCTCGACCGATTGAACTTCGTCCTCTTCTACAAGGGTCTTCGTGAGTCTACTGTCGATAGGTTACGCCAATCATTTCGGAGATGCACAATCAAAATATACGTCACGGTTTTCGATAGATATTTCGAGCAAAAGGGTTGTCGTATTTGGCACAAAAGTGACATGATGTCGGTgtgggagaaagaatgggTATGGAAAAAGTAG
- the LOC128277465 gene encoding 60S ribosomal protein L21 — MTNSKGYRRGTRHMFSRSFRKHGTIPLSTYMKVYKSGDYVDIKGHGAVHKGMPYKAYHGKTGRVYNVTKHALGVIVNKRVRGKILAKRINVRIEHVQPSRCREDFLRRVKDNDVKRKEIKERQLKFKVSLKRKPEPPRVARVIKKPPTPIFLAPIPYEFIA, encoded by the exons ATGACGAACTCGAAGGGTTATCGCCGGGGAACCCGGCACATGTTCTCCCGCTCATTCCGCAAGCATGGCACCATCCCGCTGTCCACGTACATGAAGGTGTACAAATCCGGTGACTACGTCGATATCAAG GGTCACGGAGCCGTCCACAAGGGCATGCCGTACAAGGCGTACCACGGCAAGACGGGCCGCGTTTACAACGTTACGAAGCACGCACTCGGTGTGATCGTGAACAAGCGCGTCCGCGGGAAGATTCTGGCCAAGCGCATCAACGTGCGGATTGAGCACGTGCAGCCGTCGCGCTGCCGGGAGGACTTTCTGCGCCGCGTGAAAGACAACGACGTCAAGCGCAAGGAGATCAAGGAGCGCCAGCTAAAGTTCAAGGTGTCGCTGAAGcgcaaaccggaaccgccgcGCGTCGCCCGTGTGATCAAGAAGCCACCGACGCCCATCTTCCTCGCTCCGATTCCGTACGAGTTCATTGCCTAA
- the LOC128277581 gene encoding protein suppressor of sable — MSDPEDLEDGEIEDDEDDEVQPIDPPLAQPSPSDYKEDVEKPTQPDNDRRGGDRLQSPGPSHGPTRDHHSPASGAKPNQGRSKPGPVVDDWGAKVESAIANALKKDGVQPPMPSAAIGHNDEEDMPGGGGGHAGSGGGGISSSRKSRKRKKASRAGGSGGGGGGGGGGSAGGGDHQPSSKHQRLDDGEPDGEERGEMDLEYEMLNMRGGSPQAGGAPEVLVSADSEADTQYSSDGSSSVRRGDRDRARDRERERNRERDREQRVADREREREREYNRNKRKQQKQQGRQRSRKEAGRDSRKRKRDDSDDEKYRPTGPRKMELCKFYLMDCCAKREKCLYMHKDFPCKYYYLGMKCKEREKCHFSHGEPLTNDLRLILLKHLETAPQEILGDFQRINRETAIGLLNTTHRKLLERYGRQDPASDGGGGGDVKIPSLLDSLSSPHGVGNSRQHRSKNSRWRERPDHEDPTTPDREEDDVKAHDGEPLSLHHLTSVITATQINDLEQMGIRTLDEISQLTVAQLNDLGLSITQIHDLQVKALSVKKFRNAGGQAPSGGMDREGDRSSLDRSLGTAGAKDLDMRILPGLEVPPKTVESATSEHVTGAGGNKDVDMRILPPIDRLESQSESQAEDSSATSKPLIPPSLLLKPPTVDYSQYIKDSNLDEDDLNATDTGCLISNDPEDEDDEDDDDDDDENHLKINIEEDEEDAKKELEDENEDGQKQRDGAQAANEESGMLLPPLVPPKIDYAQGLGDFLLYGSLDKSAAKKVSPPRSESSPVTASSKDENGSTLTDLNADEVWTPSMSLDSDRSTTIAPAPAPKPKPTARAPINKRRITSGPPSIYDRDDSDSVSSPDGPRSPVSGGLAYGRSDRPLPLDLNDDEASEYGADGLRSRNLGFPFKPMMGNYVPATEIDGSIGSHATIQYKVYVVDIPKPNFKALRRSMQRPMGTRDPRLRRLFGLHSDEEDAKDSHDDGDSTEGIKSPDASSISSPLYGVPPHPASLPPAPHSSMPPQIVPSAPRVDPRKRHAEAKQLAQQQQQQQSDGGTAPFGNLPPPIPNSAPTTQMDVQTILQKSAWYKELGTKHKIMVNQQLAILSTEMKKYHSSDRSTERLSEFMKFLGTNSMLQHILTCLNVYVDHTVAFCEVAVVPNLPPPSFLPNVPPPSLAVGGTAVPVHFPPPINVQPLLNVPPPSAMSGGPPPPYLNINGSPGGGNGNNPPRFGPPMPAEPGSNALPPGLLGIAPNMPFEQFLAMGNINNKGGPDHGGGGGNIIPPWTQGNPNNNSMRNMRNNNRIGQNFRNNNDRWNNNGGGGGGGPGMMGGGQGNNGNNRRNNNRRMDRKK; from the exons ATGAGCGATCCCGAAGATCTAGAAGACGGAGAAATTGAggatgacgaagacgatgaGGTGCAGCCGATAGATCCGCCGCTGGCCCAACCGTCACCCAGTGACTATAAAGAAGACGTTGAGAAACCCACCCAACCAGACAATGATCGACGTGGCGGTGACCGATTACAATCACCCGGCCCATCTCACGGCCCGACCCGGGATCACCATTCGCCGGCAAGCGGCGCCAAACCCAACCAAGGCCGCTCCAAACCGGGCCCGGTTGTGGACGATTGGGGGGCAAAAGTGGAGAGTGCGATCGCGAACGCACTGAAGAAGGATGGCGTGCAGCCGCCGATGCCGTCGGCTGCGATCGGTCACAACGATGAAGAAGATatgcccggcggcggtggcggccacgctggtagtggcggtggcggcatcagcagcagtagaaAATCGAGAAAGCGTAAAAAAGCATCACGAGCAGGTGGttctggcggtggtggtggcggaggaggtggtggAAGTGCTGGTGGAGGAGATCATCAACCCAGCAGCAAACACCAACGGCTTGACGACGGTGAGCCGGACGGGGAAGAAAGGGGCGAAATGGACCTGGAGTACGAAATGCTCAATATGCGAGGCGGAAGCCCCCAGGCTGGAGGTGCGCCGGAAGTATTGGTGTCCGCCGACTCCGAAGCCGACACTCAGTACTCATCCGatgggtcgtcgtcggtacgTCGGGGTGATCGGGACCGGGCACGCGATCGAGAGCGGGAGCGGAATCGAGAGCGGGATCGGGAGCAGAGGGTGGCGGATCGGGAAcgggagcgagagcgagaataCAATCGCAACAAGCGGAaacagcagaagcaacagGGAAGACAGAGGAGTCGGAAGGAAGCGGGACGGGACagtcggaagcggaagcgcgACGATTCGGAT GACGAAAAATATCGCCCGACGGGCCCGCGCAAGATGGAACTGTGCAAGTTCTACCTGATGGACTGCTGTGCGAAGCGGGAAAAGTGTCTCTACATGCACAAGGATTTCCCGTGCAAGTACTACTACCTGGGCATGAAGTGCAAGGAGCGCGAAAAGTGCCACTTCAGCCACGGCGAACCGCTGACGAACGATCTGCGGCTCATCCTGCTGAAGCACCTGGAGACGGCACCGCAAGAGATTCTGGGCGACTTCCAGCGCATCAACCGCGAGACGGCGATCGGACTACTGAACACGACCCACCGGAAGCTCTTGGAACGGTACGGCCGGCAGGACCCAGCtagcgatggtggtggtggtggtgacgtcAAGATACCCTCCCTGCTGGATTCGTTGAGCTCACCGCACGGGGTGGGCAATTCGAGGCAGCACCGCAGTAAGAATTCCCGATGGCGCGAGAGGCCGGATCATGAAGACCCGACGACGCCCGACCGCGAGGAGGACGATGTGAAGGCGCACGATGGTGAGCCGCTAAGTTTGCACCACCTGACGAGCGTCATAACGGCCACTCAGATTAACGACCTCGAGCAGATGGGCATTCGGACGTTGGACGAAATCAGCCAGCTGACGGTGGCGCAGCTTAACGATCTGGGGCTAAGCATAACGCAGATTCACGATCTGCAAGTGAAGGCACTGAGTGTGAAGAAGTTCCGCAATGCCGGTGGGCAAGCGCCGTCGGGGGGCATGGATCGCGAAGGGGACAGGAGTTCGCTGGATCGTTCGTTGGGGACAGCCGGTGCAAAGGATCTCGATATGCGGATCCTTCCGGGGTTAGAAGTACCCCCGAAGACGGTCGAGTCCGCTACCAGCGAGCACGTTACTGGCGCTGGTGGTAACAAGGATGTGGACATGAGAATTCTtcctccgatcgatcggttagAGTCGCAAAGCGAATCTCAGGCGGAGGACAGCAGCGCCACTAGTAAACCGCTGATTCCGCCCAGTCTGCTCCTCAAGCCACCGACCGTGGACTACTCCCAGTACATCAAAGACTCCAACCTGGACGAGGACGATCTGAACGCAACCGACACGGGCTGTTTGATCAGCAACGACCCGGAAgacgaagatgacgaagatgacgacgacgacgacgacgagaaccATCTCAAGATCAACATCGAAGAGGATGAGGAGGACGCGAAGAAGGAGCTGGAGGACGAGAACGAGGACGGTCAAAAGCAGCGTGATGGTGCCCAGGCGGCGAACGAGGAGAGCGGTATGCTGTTGCCGCCACTTGTTCCGCCCAAGATCGATTACGCCCAAGGCCTGGGGGATTTCCTACTCTACGGAAGTCTTGACAAGTCCGCGGCGAAGAAAGTTTCCCCACCGCGTTCCGAAAGTTCCCCGGTCACGGCTTCCTCGAAGGATGAAAATGGTTCCACTCTCACCGACCTCAACGCCGACGAGGTCTGGACACCGTCCATGTCGTTGGATAGCGATCGATCCACAACGATcgccccggctccggcgccGAAGCCAAAGCCGACCGCTAGGGCGCCGATCAACAAACGGCGAATAACGAGTGGACCTCCTTCGATATACGATCGGGACGATTCGGATAGCGTTTCGTCACCAGATGGTCCTCGTTCGCCCGTTTCGGGTGGCTTGGCTTACGGTCGCTCTGATCGGCCCCTTCCGTTGGATCTAAATGACGACGAGGCGAGCGAGTACGGTGCCGACGGGTTGCGGTCACGTAACTTGGGATTCCCGTTCAAGCCCATGATGGGCAACTACGTCCCGGCGACGGAGATCGATggttcgatcggttcgcaCGCTACGATCCAGTATAAG GTGTACGTGGTTGACATACCGAAGCCCAACTTCAAAGCCCTCCGACGCTCGATGCAACGGCCCATGGGCACGAGGGATCCGCGACTGCGCCGGCTGTTCGGTCTGCACAGTGACGAGGAGGACGCGAAAGATTcccacgacgacggagactCCACCGAAGGGATCAAGTCACCGGACGCGAGTTCTATTTCTTCCCCCCTCTACGGTGTTCCGCCGCACCCGGCGTCCCTTCCTCCTGCGCCACACTCTTCCATGCCACCACAAATCGTGCCAAGCGCCCCACGAGTTGATCCTCGGAAGCGACATGCCGAGGCCAAACAATtggctcagcagcagcagcagcaacaatcggaTGGCGGGACGGCACCCTTCGGTAACCTTCCGCCACCGATCCCCAACAGTGCCCCGACGACCCAGATGGACGTGCAAACGATCCTGCAAAAGTCCGCCTGGTACAAGGAGCTGGGCACGAAGCACAAGATCATGGTCAACCAGCAGCTGGCCATCCTGTCGACGGAGATGAAAAAGTACCACAGCTCGGACCGTTCGACGGAGCGGCTCAGCGAGTTCATGAAGTTCCTCGGCACCAACAGCATGCTGCAGCACATCCTGACCTGCCTGAACGTGTACGTCGACCACACGGTCGCGTTCTGCGAGGTGGCCGTAGTGCCGAACCTGCCACCGCCAAGCTTCCTACCGaacgtgccgccgccgtccctCGCGGTCGGGGGTACAGCGGTTCCCGTGCACTTTCCGCCGCCCATCAACGTTCAGCCGCTGTTGAACGTTCCACCTCCGAGCGCCATGTCGGGCGGGCCACCACCCCCCTACCTGAACATTAACGGTTCCCCGGGCGGCGGTAACGGTAACAATCCGCCACGGTTCGGGCCACCGATGCCGGCTGAACCGGGATCGAACGCACTTCCGCCGGGCCTGCTCGGTATAGCGCCCAACATGCCGTTCGAACAGTTCCTTGCGATGGGCAACATTAACAACAAGGGTGGTCCGGACcacggcggaggaggaggcaACATAATTCCCCCGTGGACACAGGGCAAcccgaacaacaacagtaTGCGGAACATGCGCAACAACAATCGCATCGGGCAAAACttccgcaacaacaacgatcgGTGGAACaacaatggcggcggcggcggcggtggtccagGGATGATGGGCGGAGGCCAAGGCAACAATGGTAACAACCGGCGCAACAACAATCGGCGGATGGATCGGAAAAAGTGA
- the LOC128278244 gene encoding spermidine synthase → MNPSTDTWFREVSEELWPGQCFSLKVKKVLHEERSKFQHIKIVQSESHGVVLILDGIIQCTERDEFAYQEMISFLPLCCHPNPQRVLIVGGGDGGVAREVVKHPSVTEVHQVEIDARVVEISKQFLPFMACGFQSPKLQLTIGDGFEYMKQHEGAFDVIITDSSDPIGPAESLFRESYFELAKRALRPNGIICSQGGSFWLDATHVRATLDYCRKHFPRVTYGLAAVPSYPTGQIGFFIASLNPESQFVEPSRTFTAEEVDRLGLRYYTTDVHRAAFTLPRFAAKALNE, encoded by the exons ATGAACCCCTCGACGGACACATGGTTCCGGGAAGTGTCGGAAGAGCTTTGGCCGGGACAGTGTTTCTcgctgaaagtgaaaaaggtGCTCCACGAGGAGCGTTCCAAGTTCCAGCACATCAAGATCGTACAAAG TGAATCTCACGGCGTAGTGCTGATCTTGGACGGCATCATTCAGTGTACGGAGCGGGATGAGTTTGCCTACCAGGAGATGATCTCGTTTCTGCCCCTCTGCTGCCACCCGAACCCCCAGCGCGTGTTGatcgttggcggtggcgacggagGTGTGGCCCGTGAGGTGGTCAAACATCCCTCGGTGACGGAAGTGCACCAGGTGGAGATTGACGCACGAGTCGTGGAGATCTCGAAGCAGTTCCTTCCGTTCATGGCCTGCGGGTTCCAGTCACCGAAGCTGCAGCTTACGATCGGTGACGGATTCGAGTACATGAAGCAGCACGAGGGCGCTTTCGACGTTATCATCACCGATTCGAGTGATCCGATCGGCCCGGCCGAATCACTGTTCCGCGAGTCATACTTCGAGCTCGCCAAACGGGCACTCCGGCCGAACGGAATCATCTGTTCGCAGGGCGGTAGCTTCTGGCTCGATGCGACACACGTCCGCGCCACCCTCGACTACTGCCGGAAACATTTCCCGCGGGTCACCTACGGCCTGGCGGCCGTTCCTTCGTATCCGACCGGTCAGATTGGGTTCTTCATCGCCAGCCTTAATCCG GAATCCCAGTTTGTGGAACCGAGCCGAACGTTCACCGCGGAGGAAGTGGACAGGCTTGGGCTGCGCTACTACACCACGGATGTCCACCGGGCCGCCTTCACGTTGCCACGGTTCGCTGCGAAGGCTCTGAACGAGTAA
- the LOC128277912 gene encoding ubiquitin carboxyl-terminal hydrolase 46, whose protein sequence is MGANISQLERDIGSDQFPPNEHYFGLVNFGNTCYSNSVLQALYFCRPFREKVLEYKAKNRRTKETLLSCLADLFYSIATQKKKVGSIAPKKFIARLRKEKEEFDNYMQQDAHEFLNFLINHINEIILAERNQAKAPAGKGSNSSNSSSNNTNNNISNGTGSNGTAGGHTGSLGPPDNASSTEPTWVHEIFQGILTSETRCLNCETVSSKDENFFDLQVDVDQNTSITHCLRCFSNTETLCSDNKFKCDNCCSYQEAQKRMRVKKLPMILALHLKRFKYMEQYNRHIKVSHRVVFPLELRLFNTSDDAVNPDRLYDLMAVVIHCGSGPNRGHYISIVKSHGFWLLFDDDMVDKIEASTIEDFYGLTSDIQKSSETGYILFYQSRDCA, encoded by the exons ATG GGTGCAAACATTTCCCAGCTCGAGCGTGATATCGGATCGGATCAGTTTCCCCCGAACGAGCACTACTTTGGGTTGGTCAAC ttCGGAAACACCTGCTACAGTAACTCGGTGCTGCAGGCGCTCTACTTCTGTCGACCGTTCCGGGAGAAGGTGCTAGAGTACAAGGCCAAGAACCGGCGCACGAAGGAAACGCTGCTGTCCTGTTTGGCCGATCTGTTCTACAGCATAGCGAcacagaagaagaaggtggGCTCGATTGCACCGAAAAAGTTCATCGCCCGGCTGCGCAAGGAGAAGGAAGAGTTCGACAACTACATGCAGCAGGATGCGCACGAGTTCCTCAACTTTCTCATCAACCACATCAACGAGATCATTCTGGCCGAACGCAACCAGGCGAAGGCGCCGGCCGGGAAgggcagcaacagtagcaacagcagcagcaacaacaccaacaacaacatcagcaacgGCACGGGAAGCAATGGCACGGCGGGAGGCCATACCGGCAGTTTGGGGCCGCCGGATAACGCGAGCAGCACGGAACCGACGTGGGTGCACGAGATTTTCCAGGGTATCCTGACGAGCGAGACGCGCTGCCTGAACTGCGAGACCGTCAGCAGCAAGGACGAGAACTTCTTCGATCTACAGGTGGACGTCGATCAGAACACCAGCATCACGCACTGTTTGCGGTGCTTCAGCAACACGGAAACGTTGTGTAGTGATAACAAATTCAAATGTGATAACTGCTGCAGCTACCAGGAAGCGCAGAAGCGGATGCGGGTCAAGAAGCTGCCGATGATCCTGGCGCTCCACCTGAAGCGCTTCAAGTACATGGAGCAGTACAATCGCCACATCAAGGTGTCGCACCGGGTCGTGTTTCCGCTCGAGCTGCGACTCTTCAATACG TCCGATGATGCAGTGAACCCCGACCGACTGTACGACCTTATGGCGGTGGTCATCCACTGTGGTTCCGGTCCGAACCGGGGCCATTACATCAGCATCGTTAAAAGCCACGGCTTTTGGTTGCTGTTCGACGACGACATGGTCGAC AAAATAGAGGCTTCCACCATCGAGGATTTCTACGGGCTGACGTCGGATATTCAGAAATCGTCGGAAACGGGGTACATCCTTTTCTACCAGTCTCGTGACTGTGCCTGA